The DNA window GGAGATGTTCGGCACCATCATCAGGGCCCGGAAGGCCTCTGGACGGTCCGAGGAAGACATGCTGCAGTGCTTGATCGACTACAGGTACAAGAAGGACGGGCGCCCCACCACGGAGGACGAGATCGCCGGGCTGCTCACGACGGTGCTCTTCGGCGCGCAGGAGACCAGCTCCATCACGACCACCTGGACCGGGGCCTACCTGCTCCAGTTCCGGCGCTACCTGGCGGCCGCCGTGGAGGAGCAGAAGGAGATCATGAAGCGTCACGGAGACGGCAGGATCGACCATGACGTCTTGGCGGAGATGGACGTCCTGTACCGGTGCATCAAGGAGGCCCTCCGGTTGCAGCCGCCGACACCCATCGTGTTCCGCTGGTCGCACGCGGACCTCGCGGTGACGACGAGGGAAGGCGAGGAGCTTATCGTCCCCAAGGGCCAGATAGTGGCGGCGTCCGCGGCCGTCGCGAACAGGCTTCCCCACGTCTACAAGGACCCGGACGCGTACGACCCGGACCGGTTCGCGCCTGGAAGGAGCGAGGACAAGGCGGCCGGTGCCCTGTCGTACATCTCCTTCGGTGGCGGCAAGCACCGGTGCATCGGCGATGCCTTCGCCTACCTGGAGATCAAGACGGTGTGGGCGCACCTGCTCAGGAACTTCGAGCTGGAGCTCGTGTCCCCGTTCCCGGATAACGAGTGGAACTCCATGGTCGTCGGCGTCAAGGGCAAGCTCATGGTGAAGTACACCAGGCGCAAGCTCGTCGTCGATGGCAACTAATATGGCCGGCCCATATGCATGCCTGCTGCTGGTTAAGAATAAAGATCGATCGTAAGAGTCCTGCAGCATTCGTCCCTCGTGTTGATTGCTTGCAGTTGCTGTAGCATCTTGGGACGATGATGTCCCTGTCTTGTTAAGATCCTTCTTTTCGTCGTATAGTACTGTCAGGTGGCGCAGACGTCAATTTCAACAGATGGTTTGTTGTAATCAATAATGAATAAACTCGAAGTGGCTCTGAGTTCTGTTGGTGCTGGATTTAGTAGATTGAGCTACTCTGTAAATTCTTACAATCTAATACCCTAGTTATACACAACAATATTTGGATATTTTAAAGGATATTGATTTATTGAGGCATTGACATAAAGATATTAACTTATTGAATCTTTCCCACTGTATCGTCATTTTGGTTCTTAGCATAACCCTCGCATCATCAGTATCCT is part of the Miscanthus floridulus cultivar M001 chromosome 9, ASM1932011v1, whole genome shotgun sequence genome and encodes:
- the LOC136480252 gene encoding obtusifoliol 14-alpha demethylase-like; protein product: MHPTADNHQQRLIAGAMLLVTTIAVIIKLLLLWSGSRGRSHSHRRLPPTIPAMPVIGGLVRFMRGPISMIREEYMRLGSVFTLGFLGHKITFLIGPEVSEHLFNGPESEMSQQEVYGFTAAAFGRGFAFDVPYSVRQEQIRIFAEGLRRNKLRSYVGLMVCEAKEYFSKWGESGTVDLKHELEQVILLISSRCLLGREVRENLLDDVATLFHDLCNGMQPVSVIFPYLPIPAHRRRDRARQRLWEMFGTIIRARKASGRSEEDMLQCLIDYRYKKDGRPTTEDEIAGLLTTVLFGAQETSSITTTWTGAYLLQFRRYLAAAVEEQKEIMKRHGDGRIDHDVLAEMDVLYRCIKEALRLQPPTPIVFRWSHADLAVTTREGEELIVPKGQIVAASAAVANRLPHVYKDPDAYDPDRFAPGRSEDKAAGALSYISFGGGKHRCIGDAFAYLEIKTVWAHLLRNFELELVSPFPDNEWNSMVVGVKGKLMVKYTRRKLVVDGN